GCGGGCCGGTGAAGGGCGGCGTCATCAAGCAGTTCCTCACCCAGGTGGCCTGGGGCGACCTGGACTGCCTGGTGGTGGACTGCCCCCCGGGGACCGGCGACGAGCCGCTTTCCGTGCTGCAGATGCTCGGCGAGGACGCCACCGCCCTGGTGGTCACCTCTCCCCAGGACGTGGCCATCGACGACGTGCGCCGCTCCATCGGCTTCTGCAGGGAGCTGGGCAACCCCGTGCTCGGCATCGTGGAGAACCTGAGCGGATTCCACTGCCCCCAGTGCGGCACGGTGCACGACATCTTCAAATCCGGCGGAGGAGAACGGCTGGCCGAATCGGCCGGGGTGCCCTTCCTGGGGCGTATTCCCATCGATGGGGAAGTCGGCCGGGCCGCCGACCAGGGCGAAGCGTACCTGGCGGTCAAGGGGACTTCCCCGGCAGCCTCGGCGTTCAAGCGGGTGGTCGCGGCGGCGGTTCGCCATGCCGCCGGTCGCGGCCGGGAGGCCAGCGGCGACGCATGAACGCCTCCGCCAGGGGCTCGGCCCGCCCGGCAGGCGCCGAAACGGGGTGCGCCTTTGGGCGGGCCGGGTTCTCGCTACGCAAACAAACCGGCCGTCCGGAAAGAGGAGCCGCAAGCCATGCATGAGCCGCGAGCCACGGACACAACCGCGCCGAATACCTCGGTCAGTTCGGCATTCGGCCATTCGCAATGCATTATGTGCGGAGAAAACAACCCCTGGTCCCTGAAGCTGGCGTTCCCCCCTCGGCGGCGACGGGGCGGTCACGACGCGCTTTGTGGCGCGGCCCGAACTTCAGGGCTACCCGGGGCTGCTCCACGGAGGCGTCACCGCGTCCCTTCTGGACGCGGCCATGACCCATTGCCTGTTCCATCACGGGATAAAGGCTCTCACGGCCGATCTTCACGTCCGGTACACCCACGCCATACCCTGCGACGCGAGCCTGGACATCCGTGCGGCCATAACCAGAAGCAGGCGGCCCCTCTACCACCTGCGCGCCGAACTCACGCAGGACGGCCGGCGCTTGGCCTGGG
The DNA window shown above is from Fundidesulfovibrio terrae and carries:
- a CDS encoding Mrp/NBP35 family ATP-binding protein, translated to MNQSPSGDGANESLQPLEIPGAIARIKSKIVVLSGKGGVGKSTVAANLAAGLALEGLRTGLLDVDVHGPSIPRIMGLAGVKPEMAGDAILPVEWNWNLKVVSMGFFLANPDEAVIWRGPVKGGVIKQFLTQVAWGDLDCLVVDCPPGTGDEPLSVLQMLGEDATALVVTSPQDVAIDDVRRSIGFCRELGNPVLGIVENLSGFHCPQCGTVHDIFKSGGGERLAESAGVPFLGRIPIDGEVGRAADQGEAYLAVKGTSPAASAFKRVVAAAVRHAAGRGREASGDA
- a CDS encoding PaaI family thioesterase: MARPELQGYPGLLHGGVTASLLDAAMTHCLFHHGIKALTADLHVRYTHAIPCDASLDIRAAITRSRRPLYHLRAELTQDGRRLAWAEAKFLARNEGAPLPGA